CCCATCTACTCTCCACGAGAAGCTGGACGACGAGGAACTGTACGAGGCTGGCGGCGATGACAATCGATCCCGCGGCGTACCTCGTCGAATGCGAAAGAGTCGTAGGCATGGACCTACTCTGCTGATGTTCAAGGTTCGGATACGTCGGGCCACGGAACCAACTAGTCGCGCCTCCGATCAGCCCCTGGTATGACCGCCTGCCATCAGCCCGAGCGTGGACCTATACGGACTCCCGTACCTATCGGATTCCTGGAGACCCGTCGAGCGTTGCGCGCAGCGTCGGCTTGTCGATCTTCCCGACCGGGTTCTTGGGGAGTTCGTCGACGCGGTCGATGCGTACGGGGAGCTTGTACGCGCTCAGGTGCTCGCGACAATGTGCGAGTAGTCCGTCTGCATCGACGTCAGCGCCGGGGCGCAACGACACGAATGCCGTCGGCACCTCCCCGAGGGTGTCGTCGGGCTGCCCGACGACGGCGGCCTCGAGCACCTCGGGGTGTCGGTAGAGCACCGACTCGATCTCCTTGGGGTAGATGTTCTCTCCGCCTCGGATGATCAGATCTTTCACCCGGTCGACGAGCACGAGGTATCCGTCTTCGTCGAATCGCCCGACGTCACCCGTACGCAGCCAGCCGTCGACGATCGTACGAGCGGTCTCGTCGGGCTGGTGGAGGTAACCGGCCATCACCGTTGGCCCCGCGATGACGACTTCGCCGACCTCGCCGGCGGGCAGCGTGGTCCCCTCGGGGTCGATGACACCCACCTGCTGACCGGGCAGCGGTAGCCCGACCGTGCCCGGCTTACGTACTCCGTCGAGCGGGTTGATCGTCGACGCGCACGTCGTCTCAGAAAGCCCGTACCCCTCGACGATCGTCAGGCCGAAACGTTCTTCGAAGGAGGAGATGAGCTGGGCCGGCATCGGCGCGGCACCGCACACGGCGAAGCGCAGAGACGACGTGTCGGGCCGCACCTCGTCCGGGAGCGCGCTGAGCATGGCGTAGATGGCGGGAACCGCAGAGAAGTACGTCGGCCGAAGTCGCTCGACGTCGGAGAAGAAGCGTTCGCGGGAGAACTTGCCCGTGATCGACACGCGCCCGCCGGCCCGTAACGGGGTCAGCGTGCCGAGCACGATGCCGTTGGCGTGGAAGAGCGGCAGGATGAGCAGGCTGTGGTCGTCGGCGGTGATGCCCAGCCACTCGATGAACGACTCGGTCATGGCGTCGAGGTTGCCGTGGGTGAGCATGACACCCTTCGGCTGACCGGTCGTACCGCTCGTGTAGATCAGCATCGCCAGGTCGTCGGCCGACAGCTCAGCGACCGCCGGTCTGCTCGGCGACGTCAG
The sequence above is drawn from the Nocardioidaceae bacterium SCSIO 66511 genome and encodes:
- a CDS encoding AMP-binding protein — its product is MHFANLPNDRVADDPDAPALADDLASLSNGEFAARVSAAAGALVDHGVGPRDVVAVQLDNRVELVVVLFAAWRIGATVNPLNPVLTGAEAAHQVHDARSVLLVTADGTSSVADVTTIGVGDLTSPSRPAVAELSADDLAMLIYTSGTTGQPKGVMLTHGNLDAMTESFIEWLGITADDHSLLILPLFHANGIVLGTLTPLRAGGRVSITGKFSRERFFSDVERLRPTYFSAVPAIYAMLSALPDEVRPDTSSLRFAVCGAAPMPAQLISSFEERFGLTIVEGYGLSETTCASTINPLDGVRKPGTVGLPLPGQQVGVIDPEGTTLPAGEVGEVVIAGPTVMAGYLHQPDETARTIVDGWLRTGDVGRFDEDGYLVLVDRVKDLIIRGGENIYPKEIESVLYRHPEVLEAAVVGQPDDTLGEVPTAFVSLRPGADVDADGLLAHCREHLSAYKLPVRIDRVDELPKNPVGKIDKPTLRATLDGSPGIR